One stretch of Glycine soja cultivar W05 chromosome 7, ASM419377v2, whole genome shotgun sequence DNA includes these proteins:
- the LOC114418142 gene encoding linoleate 9S-lipoxygenase 1-like — translation MLIGSLLNRRPKIKGTVVLMTKNVFDVNDFMATTRGGPAAVAGGIFGAAQDIVGGIVDGATAIFSRNIAIQLISATKSENALGHGKVGKLTYLEKHLPSLPNLGDRQDAFDVYFEWDESFGIPGAFYIKNYMQSEFFLVSFKLEDVPNHGTILFACNSWVYNAKLYKKDRIFFANKAYLPNDTPTPLVKYRKEELENLRGDGRGERKELDRIYDYDVYNDLGNPDENDDLARPILGGSSKHPYPRRGRTGRKPTKKDPRCERPTSDTYIPRDENFGHLKSSDFLTYAIKSLTQNVLPQFNTAFGFNNEFDSFEDVRCLFDGGVYLPTDVLSKISPIPVLKEIFRTDGEQALKFPPPHVIKVRESEWMTDEEFGREMLAGVNPGMIQRLQEFPPKSKLDPTEFGDQTSTITKEHLEINLGGLTVEQALKGNKLFILDHHDAFIPFMNLINGLPTAKSYATRTILFLQDDGTLKPLAIELSLPHPRGHEFGADSRVVLPPAAVNSAEGTIWLIAKAYVAVNDTGYHQLISHWLNTHATIEPFVIATNRHLSVLHPIHKLLLPHYRDTMNINALARQSLINADGVIERSFLPGKYSLEMSSAVYKSWVFTDQALPADLIKRGMAIEDPCAPHGLRLVIEDYPYAVDGLEIWDAIQTWVKNYVSLYYPTDDAIKKDSELQAWWKEAVETGHGDLKDKPWWPKLNTPQDLVHICSIIIWIASALHAAVNFGQYPYGGLILNRPTLTRRFLPEPGSKEYEELSTNYQKAYLRTITRKIEALVDLSVIEILSRHASDEIYLGKRDSDDWTDDQKAIQAFEKFGTKLKEIEAKINSRNKDSSLRNRNGPVQMPYTVLLPTSEEGLTFRGIPNSISI, via the exons ATGTTGATTGGTTCTCTCTTAAACAGGCGTCCTAAGATCAAGGGGACTGTGGTGTTGATGACCAAGAATGTGTTCGACGTCAACGACTTCATGGCGACTACTAGGGGCGGACCAGCCGCTGTTGCCGGCGGCATCTTCGGTGCCGCCCAGGACATTGTTGGTGGAATAGTTGATGGTGCTACGGCCATCTTCAGCCGTAACATTGCCATACAGTTGATCAGTGCCACCAAGTCTGAGAATG CACTTGGACATGGGAAAGTTGGAAAGCTAACCTATTTGGAGAAACATCTTCCTTCATTACCAAACTTGGGAGATAGGCAGGATGCATTCGATGTTTATTTTGAATGGGATGAGAGTTTTGGAATTCCGGGAGCATTTTACATCAAAAACTATATGCAATCTGAGTTTTTCCTTGTGAGTTTCAAGCTTGAAGACGTTCCAAATCATGGAACCATTCTCTTTGCTTGCAACTCATGGGTTTACAACGCAAAATTGTACAAAAAAGATCGCATTTTCTTTGCTAATAAG GCATATCTTCCAAATGACACTCCAACTCCACTAGTAAAGTACAGAAAAGAAGAATTGGAAAATCTAAGAGGAGATGGAAGAGGGGAGCGCAAGGAACTTGATAGGATCTATGATTATGATGTCTATAATGATTTGGGCAACCCAGACGAGAATGACGATCTAGCTCGTCCTATTCTTGGCGGGTCTAGTAAGCATCCATACCCTCGCAGGGGAAGAACTGGTAGAAAACCAACAAAGAAAG ACCCCAGATGTGAGAGACCAACCAGCGACACTTACATCCCGAGAGACGAAAATTTTGGTCACTTGAAGTCATCAGACTTCCTTACATATGCAATAAAATCCTTAACTCAAAACGTTTTACCTCAATTCAACACTGCATTTGGTTTCAATAATGAGTTTGATAGCTTCGAGGACGTGCGTTGTCTCTTTGATGGCGGAGTTTATCTCCCTACAGATGTACTCAGCAAAATTAGCCCCATACCGGTGCTCAAAGAAATCTTCCGCACTGATGGTGAGCAAGCCCTCAAGTTTCCACCACCTCATGTCATCAAAG TTCGTGAGTCTGAATGGATGACTGATGAAGAATTTGGAAGAGAGATGCTTGCTGGTGTTAATCCTGGCATGATTCAACGCCTTCAA GAGTTCCCTCCAAAGAGCAAGCTAGATCCCACAGAGTTTGGAGATCAAACTAGTACAATAACCAAAGAACACTTGGAGATCAACCTTGGTGGACTCACCGTAGAACAG GCACTGAAAGGTAACAAATTGTTCATATTAGATCACCATGATGCATTCATACCGTTTATGAATTTGATCAATGGCCTGCCCACTGCAAAGTCTTATGCCACAAGGACCATCCTTTTCTTGCAAGACGATGGCACATTGAAGCCATTAGCCATTGAGTTAAGTTTGCCACATCCTAGGGGACATGAGTTTGGAGCCGATAGTAGAGTAGTCTTGCCCCCAGCCGCAGTCAACAGCGCTGAAGGCACAATTTGGTTAATTGCCAAGGCTTATGTTGCTGTCAATGACACTGGCTATCACCAACTCATAAGCCACTG GTTAAATACTCATGCCACAATTGAGCCATTTGTCATAGCAACAAACAGGCATCTTAGTGTGCTCCACCCTATTCATAAGCTTCTCTTGCCTCACTACCGTGACACAATGAATATCAATGCACTTGCACGACAATCGCTCATCAACGCAGATGGCGTTATCGAGCGATCATTTTTGCCCGGCAAATACTCTCTGGAGATGTCTTCGGCAGTTTACAAGAGTTGGGTTTTCACTGATCAAGCCCTTCCTGCAGATCTTATCAAGAG AGGAATGGCAATTGAGGATCCCTGTGCCCCCCACGGCCTTCGCCTTGTGATAGAGGACTACCCTTATGCTGTTGATGGACTAGAAATATGGGATGCTATTCAGACATGGGTTAAGAACTATGTCTCCTTGTATTACCCAACAGATGATGCAATTAAGAAAGACTCTGAGCTCCAAGCTTGGTGGAAGGAAGCTGTTGAGACGGGTCACGGTGACTTGAAAGACAAGCCATGGTGGCCTAAGTTGAACACTCCTCAAGATTTGGTTCACATTTGCTCCATTATCATATGGATAGCTTCAGCTCTCCATGCAGCAGTGAATTTTGGACAATACCCTTATGGAGGTTTGATCCTAAACCGTCCAACTTTAACCAGAAGATTTCTCCCTGAACCAGGAAGCAAAGAATATGAGGAGCTTTCAACCAATTATCAAAAGGCTTACCTGAGAACAATTACAAGAAAGATTGAGGCCCTTGTGGACCTTTCAGTGATAGAGATATTGTCAAGACATGCTTCTGATGAGATCTACCTTGGGAAGAGGGACAGTGACGATTGGACTGATGACCAAAAGGCAATtcaagcctttgaaaagtttgGAACCAAGCTGAAGGAAATTGAGGCCAAAATCAATTCGAGGAACAAAGATTCAAGCCTTAGAAACCGTAATGGACCGGTTCAGATGCCTTATACTGTGCTTCTTCCTACCAGTGAGGAAGGCCTTACTTTCAGAGGAATTCCCAACAGCATCTCTATCTAA